The proteins below are encoded in one region of Hemiscyllium ocellatum isolate sHemOce1 chromosome 3, sHemOce1.pat.X.cur, whole genome shotgun sequence:
- the exoc8 gene encoding exocyst complex component 8, whose protein sequence is MAADVASRLRRQLEAPRFEPAQYVKQLSQQSDGDRDLQEHRHKIQSLADETAQNLKKNVYKNYRQFIETAREISYLESEMYQLSHILTEQKGIMDGLTQMLLTADREQQQQGSRQLQPPVGTGGGTSASSLGSSSSTATTTTSSSEAFLILPREAEEHKQRTLTTLLEKVEGCQDILQTPGRYLVYNGDLLECDAESAAQIQRVHAFLMNDCLLVAAWLPSRRGAVRYRYDALYPLDSFAVVNVKDNGPMRDMFKILRFPDTRVFQAENAKVKKEWLEILDQTKKNKALTERLEVEKEEAKARLMVAEEEKQQRPLSPKTNPFEDESDPAMELVDLSLEWIQELPEDLDVCIAQRDFEGAVDLLDKLTEYLSGATSQPGVRQLRSRIDQRVRRLTDVLMYELSPGRSLRGGPRATRRAVSQLIRLGQSTKACELFLKNRAAAVQTAIRQLRIEGATLLYIHKLCNIFFTGLLDTAKEFEMDFAGDSGCYSAFVVWSRSATRLFVDAFSKQVFDSKESLSTTAECVEVAKEHCSKLSEIGLDLTFTLQALLVKDIKAALHSYKGIIMEATKHRNSEEMWRRMNLMTPEALAKLKEEMKASGITNFDQYTGDDCWVNLSYTIVAFTKQLMAFLEEGLKLYFPELHMVLLESLREIILVAVQHVDYSLRCEQDPEKKVFIRENVSFLYETVLPVVEKRFEEGVGTPAKQLQELRNGSRIIRVNPESTNSFV, encoded by the coding sequence ATGGCGGCGGACGTGGCCTCCAGGCTCCGGCGGCAGCTGGAAGCCCCCCGCTTCGAGCCGGCCCAGTACGTGAAGCAGCTGTCGCAGCAGTCGGACGGTGACCGCGACCTGCAGGAGCACCGGCACAAGATCCAGAGCCTGGCCGACGAGACGGCGCAGAACCTGAAGAAGAACGTCTACAAGAACTACCGGCAGTTCATCGAGACGGCCCGGGAGATCTCCTACCTGGAGAGTGAGATGTACCAGCTCAGTCACATCCTCACCGAGCAGAAGGGGATCATGGATGGCCTCACCCAGATGCTGTTAACCGCTGAccgggagcagcagcagcagggctCCCGCCAGCTGCAACCCCCCGTGGGCACCGGCGGCGGGACCTCGGCGTCCTCCCTGGGCTCCTCCAGCAGcaccgccaccaccaccaccagctccTCCGAGGCCTTCCTCATCCTGCCCCGGGAGGCCGAGGAGCACAAGCAGCGCACCCTGACCACCCtgctggagaaggtggagggctgCCAGGACATCCTGCAGACCCCGGGCCGCTACCTGGTCTACAACGGCGACCTGCTCGAATGCGATGCTGAGAGCGCCGCCCAGATCCAGAGGGTGCACGCCTTCCTCATGAACGACTGTCTGCTGGTGGCCGCCTGGCTGCCCAGCCGCCGTGGGGCCGTTCGCTACCGCTACGACGCCCTGTATCCACTGGATAGCTTCGCAGTGGTTAATGTCAAGGACAACGGGCCCATGCGGGACATGTTCAAGATCCTCAGGTTCCCCGACACGCGAGTCTTCCAGGCCGAGAACGCCAAGGTCAAGAAGGAGTGGCTGGAGATCCTGGACCAAACCAAGAAGAACAAGGCCCTGACTGAGCGCCTGGAGGTGGAGAAAGAGGAAGCCAAGGCCCGGTTGATGGTGGCTGAGGAAGAGAAGCAACAAAGGCCTCTGTCACCAAAAACTAACCCATTTGAGGATGAATCTGATCCAGCCATGGAGTTGGTGGACCTGAGCCTGGAATGGATTCAAGAGCTGCCTGAGGACCTAGATGTCTGTATTGCTCAGCGGGACTTTGAAGGGGCTGTTGACCTGCTGGACAAATTGACTGAGTACCTGAGTGGAGCAACCAGCCAGCCTGGGGTGCGCCAGCTGAGGAGTCGCATAGATCAGAGGGTCCGCCGCCTGACTGATGTGCTGATGTATGAGTTGTCTCCAGGCCGCTCGCTTCGAGGTGGTCCACGGGCAACCCGCCGTGCTGTTTCTCAACTGATCCGGCTGGGTCAGTCCACCAAAGCCTGTGAACTCTTCCTGAAGAACCGGGCGGCTGCTGTGCAGACAGCAATCCGGCAGCTGCGCATTGAGGGTGCCACCCTGCTGTATATCCACAAACTCTGCAACATTTTCTTTACTGGTCTGCTGGATACAGCCAAGGAGTTTGAGATGGACTTTGCTGGTGACAGTGGCTGTTACTCAGCCTTTGTGGTGTGGTCGCGCTCAGCCACTCGGCTGTTTGTGGACGCCTTCAGCAAGCAGGTATTTGACAGCAAGGAGAGCCTGTCGACCACGGCCGAGTGTGTGGAAGTGGCCaaagaacactgcagcaagctcAGTGAGATCGGCCTGGACCTCACCTTCACTCTTCAGGCGCTGCTGGTCAAAGATATCAAGGCAGCCTTACACAGCTACAAGGGCATTATCATGGAGGCCACCAAGCACCGGAATTCAGAAGAGATGTGGCGAAGAATGAATCTGATGACGCCTGAAGCCTTGGCAAAATTGAAGGAGGAGATGAAAGCCAGTGGCATCACCAATTTTGATCAATACACTGGTGACGACTGCTGGGTCAATCTCAGCTACACCATTGTGGCCTTCACAAAGCAACTGATGGCCTTCTTGGAGGAAGGGCTGAAGCTGTACTTCCCTGAGCTGCACATGGTCCTTTTGGAAAGCCTGCGTGAGATCATCCTGGTGGCTGTGCAACATGTCGACTACAGCCTGCGCTGTGAGCAGGACCCAGAAAAGAAAGTCTTCATTCGCGAGAATGTTTCATTCCTGTATGAGACTGTGCTCCCCGTGGTGGAGAAACGTTTTGAGGAAGGAGTTGGAACACCAGCCAAGCAGCTCCAGGAGCTCCGCAATGGATCTCGAATCATTCGTGTCAATCCAGAAAGCACTAATTCATTTGTGTAA